One part of the Chroogloeocystis siderophila 5.2 s.c.1 genome encodes these proteins:
- a CDS encoding alpha/beta hydrolase, with protein MKFEGRSLGRFRTWQLTVQGLVCGITLAWGWGRMTSAASAAERITLRLGPFEQQVAVSDLEQFAKTGEVPRSLRFYAPILSTQVREFLNRQLQVDPNVADKVVAQVLRSPTGKTVIDSVSAALPNTTVDQLQATVSLAARQFNGLSAINLLRAYPEENITVDASAVVSLALQFNPTYWQSQALSPLLERELAPVTSSAQVLPKFDPARRGMQVVQQQTLFLTDYQRFRTIPVDLYTSTNPQGPLVVISHGFGSDRKFFASTAEHIASYGFTVAALEHPGSSIKRLGSVAAANDPNEIIPAQEFINRPQDITFVLNRLTRYNQQPGALRGKLNTQQVTVIGHSLGGYTALALAGGEVDLDAVRQSCRGISALGQAPADWLQCAAADLPERRLNLRDRRVAQVVALNPLVGNLFGKTGLMQVTTPVLMLAGTEDAVTPILNHQLRPFNQLQGQKYLITAIGGTHLSIGDLGNLGRAASVRTLVKERWGDETLPLRRLASGAMVAFIKQLTPEAQVYAPFLTPAYAQSLSTAQLPLRLNTKLPSTLDPWVGAKKNRLLMAVRRVLRGENIVATGWWLLARS; from the coding sequence ATGAAGTTTGAAGGGCGTTCGTTGGGAAGATTCCGTACTTGGCAGTTGACAGTTCAAGGGTTGGTTTGTGGCATAACGCTTGCTTGGGGCTGGGGAAGAATGACATCAGCCGCCTCGGCGGCAGAGCGTATTACGCTACGCTTGGGACCATTTGAGCAACAAGTTGCGGTTTCAGATTTAGAGCAATTTGCCAAAACGGGAGAAGTCCCGCGCAGTTTACGTTTTTATGCACCCATATTAAGTACACAAGTTCGGGAATTTCTCAATCGGCAGCTTCAGGTAGACCCCAACGTTGCGGATAAAGTTGTCGCGCAGGTGTTGCGATCGCCTACGGGTAAGACGGTGATTGATTCTGTCAGTGCAGCGCTACCAAATACAACAGTTGATCAACTTCAGGCAACGGTATCCCTTGCAGCACGCCAGTTTAATGGACTGAGCGCGATTAACTTACTGCGGGCGTATCCTGAGGAGAATATCACCGTTGATGCGAGCGCGGTTGTCAGTTTGGCATTGCAATTTAATCCGACTTATTGGCAAAGTCAGGCGCTCAGTCCATTACTAGAGCGCGAATTAGCACCGGTGACAAGTTCTGCTCAAGTGCTACCCAAGTTCGATCCGGCAAGGCGCGGAATGCAAGTTGTGCAGCAACAAACGCTGTTTTTGACAGATTATCAGCGTTTTCGCACAATTCCGGTTGATTTGTATACAAGTACAAATCCGCAAGGACCATTAGTCGTCATCTCGCATGGCTTTGGCTCAGATCGCAAATTTTTTGCCTCGACAGCAGAACACATAGCGTCATATGGTTTCACGGTAGCAGCGCTCGAACATCCAGGAAGTAGTATCAAACGTTTAGGAAGTGTCGCCGCAGCTAACGATCCAAACGAAATTATTCCAGCGCAAGAGTTTATCAACCGCCCGCAGGATATCACTTTTGTCTTAAATCGATTAACGAGATACAACCAACAACCTGGGGCGTTACGAGGTAAGTTAAATACACAACAAGTGACAGTTATTGGTCACTCGCTGGGTGGTTACACAGCTTTAGCGTTGGCTGGCGGTGAGGTCGATTTGGATGCAGTGCGGCAGTCGTGTCGCGGGATATCGGCACTAGGACAAGCGCCGGCCGATTGGTTACAATGCGCTGCGGCGGATCTGCCAGAAAGACGTTTAAATTTACGTGATCGCCGCGTGGCGCAAGTTGTTGCCTTGAATCCGCTGGTGGGGAATTTGTTTGGTAAAACAGGTTTAATGCAAGTGACAACGCCTGTCTTGATGCTGGCGGGTACGGAAGATGCGGTGACTCCCATTTTGAATCATCAACTACGTCCGTTTAATCAGTTGCAGGGTCAAAAATATCTCATTACGGCGATTGGTGGAACACATTTAAGTATTGGCGATCTCGGTAATTTAGGACGTGCAGCCAGTGTCCGCACACTCGTCAAAGAACGTTGGGGTGACGAAACACTACCTCTACGGCGACTTGCATCGGGTGCAATGGTTGCTTTTATTAAGCAATTAACTCCTGAAGCACAAGTTTATGCACCGTTTCTCACTCCAGCTTACGCACAATCGCTTTCAACAGCACAACTTCCTTTACGGTTAAATACCAAACTACCATCAACTCTCGATCCTTGGGTGGGGGCGAAAAAAAATCGTTTGTTAATGGCAGTGCGACGAGTTCTAAGGGGTGAAAATATTGTTGCTACTGGGTGGTGGCTTTTGGCGAGGAGTTAG
- a CDS encoding TIGR03032 family protein: MQLLTIPTMHPDTAQPSPPALEISTSRQFISWLSEQHVSLAFTTYQTGKLFLIGVTSDRRLSVFERTFERCMGLWASPDRLYTSSLYQVWCFENALESGQLHNGGYDRLYVPQVGYTTGDIDIHDINVDSQGRVIFVNTLFSCLATISDRYSFIPLWQPFFISRLAAEDRCHLNGLAMENGQPRYVTAVSQSDVSDGWRDRRRNGGCVIDVPSNEIVVSGLSMPHSPRVYRDQLWVLNSGTGYFGTVDLSAGKFDAIAFCPGYLRGLALWGDYAVVGLSKMRGNKTFSGLALDENLAAKDVEPRCGLQIIDLRSGDIVHWLRIEGMVEELYDVAVIPGVRQPMALGFKSDEIRRTVTIGSL; the protein is encoded by the coding sequence TTGCAATTACTAACGATTCCGACTATGCATCCTGATACTGCCCAACCGTCTCCACCTGCGCTAGAAATTAGTACATCTCGGCAATTTATCTCTTGGTTATCTGAACAACATGTTAGCCTTGCTTTTACAACGTATCAAACAGGAAAATTATTTCTGATTGGTGTTACCAGCGATCGCCGTTTATCTGTATTTGAACGCACGTTTGAACGCTGTATGGGCTTGTGGGCGAGTCCTGATCGCCTGTACACAAGTTCGTTGTATCAAGTCTGGTGCTTTGAAAATGCCCTAGAATCGGGTCAACTACACAATGGTGGTTACGATCGCCTTTATGTTCCGCAAGTTGGATACACCACGGGCGACATTGATATTCATGACATTAATGTTGATAGCCAAGGTCGCGTTATCTTTGTCAATACGCTATTTAGCTGCTTAGCGACAATTAGCGATCGCTACAGTTTCATTCCCCTGTGGCAACCATTTTTTATTTCGCGACTCGCCGCCGAAGATCGCTGTCATCTCAACGGTTTAGCAATGGAAAACGGTCAACCTCGCTACGTTACCGCAGTCAGTCAAAGCGATGTAAGCGATGGTTGGCGCGATCGCCGTCGTAATGGCGGCTGTGTCATTGATGTTCCTAGTAATGAGATTGTCGTATCTGGGCTGTCGATGCCGCACTCTCCCAGAGTCTATCGCGATCAACTCTGGGTACTCAACTCTGGTACTGGATATTTTGGAACTGTCGATCTTAGTGCTGGTAAATTTGATGCGATCGCATTTTGTCCTGGCTACTTACGCGGACTCGCCTTGTGGGGAGATTACGCCGTTGTGGGCTTATCTAAAATGCGGGGTAACAAAACTTTTTCAGGGCTAGCGTTAGACGAAAACCTCGCCGCCAAAGATGTCGAACCGCGCTGCGGCCTACAAATTATCGATTTACGTAGTGGCGATATTGTCCATTGGTTACGCATCGAAGGCATGGTAGAAGAACTGTACGACGTTGCTGTTATTCCTGGAGTGCGCCAGCCAATGGCGTTAGGCTTTAAATCAGACGAAATCCGCCGTACAGTTACTATCGGGTCTTTGTAG
- a CDS encoding FG-GAP repeat protein, with amino-acid sequence MATINGTFGNDTLTGTQFADAIFGYAGNDSLLGLGGNDTLDAGAGIDTLVGGTGNDIYITDSINDTISETSNEGTDTVQFSGEGYYDLASNVENLTLIGTKPQDGNGNYQKNIIIGNAADNYLNGREDSDTLYGNDGDDFLAGDGDEYEFAFEYFFGDDVLYGGNGNDTLSGINIGVGARVPEVDSAGYDTLYGGAGNDILYGWNDVLKGGTGNDTYYLYRNNTVIEVANAGVDTIVSKFDENYTLGKHQENLILSEDDYYRADNLNGIGNSLNNQIIGNNANNLLIGLAGNDTLKGEEGNDYLVGSFGLPGDKDILTGGAGIDTFILGDFSQDFYDDLNNKTSGVGDYALITDFNPNQDIVRLSGAKSDYFLRSSPTGLPLGTALYKNKPQNQPDKLIAIIQSQSGSLNLNGNYFRFNSTEFNLFSLNGRNGFAVNGINTNRSAFDLNKDGFDDLIFWASPFVPNPKEYVVLGKAGFSNNLDLAELNGSNGFTLNLMNAEKESFIVDVGDINGDRYDDLLISTSNPGSNTRGYVVFGKAVGFGSSIDLAKLNGNNGFALKGSKSGYGFDNVTITGDINGDGFDDIVVGDGYGDPNGKTNAGANYVVFGRAKGFTPNLNLTQLNGSNGFVINGINPRDYSLVATAKGDVNGDGFDDIFITAPNAAGKAGESYVIFGKAGAFSKNFNLAQLNGNNGFTIKATSLNTFFTSIDTVGDINNDGIDDIVVDDSTKKYVIFGKTGFSSTFNLANINGSNGFVINSIESSAGVASISVAGDVNGDGLNDLLIGTGSNAANGQKSAGVSYLVFGKENFGSSLDLSSAINGSSGFQINGINPDDAAGVSVNIASDINGDGFDDLVVRTAFSDSYVIFGRDFTNKVNRLGTPNNDLLIGTNGDDILIGGTGNDTLRGGLGRDVLYGGAGNDVLSFGVIDRRIDGGGGMDTLAVDTSGITIDLTMISNNRITDIEIIDLTGTGNNSLKLTRLDLLDLSDTTNQLIVNGNAGDSITSVNQGWIFDGKTTNNGILYDRYTSGAATLLVATDITQNLN; translated from the coding sequence ATGGCAACAATTAATGGCACTTTCGGTAACGATACCCTTACAGGTACTCAGTTTGCAGATGCAATCTTTGGATATGCTGGGAACGACAGCTTACTCGGCTTAGGCGGTAATGACACCCTCGACGCCGGTGCAGGAATTGATACCCTTGTCGGTGGTACAGGAAACGACATTTATATTACCGACAGCATCAACGATACGATCAGCGAGACAAGCAATGAAGGTACAGATACTGTCCAATTTTCAGGGGAAGGCTACTACGACCTAGCCTCCAATGTAGAAAACCTCACTCTGATAGGAACAAAACCTCAGGACGGTAATGGCAATTACCAAAAAAATATCATTATTGGCAACGCGGCTGACAACTATCTCAATGGTAGAGAAGATAGTGATACTTTGTATGGCAATGATGGGGATGATTTCCTAGCGGGAGACGGCGACGAATATGAATTTGCTTTTGAGTACTTTTTTGGCGATGATGTTCTTTATGGTGGTAATGGCAACGACACGCTATCGGGTATTAACATCGGTGTAGGTGCTAGAGTCCCTGAGGTTGACTCTGCGGGGTACGATACTTTATACGGTGGTGCTGGTAACGATATTCTCTATGGCTGGAATGATGTTCTCAAAGGCGGTACTGGTAACGATACTTATTATCTTTATCGCAATAATACCGTTATTGAGGTAGCAAATGCAGGTGTAGATACTATAGTATCTAAGTTTGATGAAAACTATACACTAGGTAAGCACCAGGAAAACCTGATCTTAAGCGAAGATGATTACTACAGAGCAGATAATTTAAATGGAATTGGTAATAGCCTTAACAATCAAATTATCGGTAACAACGCGAATAATCTTCTCATCGGGCTTGCAGGTAATGACACATTAAAAGGTGAAGAAGGTAACGACTATTTAGTAGGAAGTTTCGGACTACCAGGCGATAAAGATATCTTAACTGGTGGTGCAGGAATCGATACCTTTATATTGGGGGATTTCTCGCAAGACTTCTATGATGACCTGAATAATAAAACCTCAGGAGTTGGAGATTACGCCTTAATCACCGATTTTAACCCAAATCAAGATATTGTTCGACTTTCTGGCGCAAAAAGTGATTATTTTCTAAGATCTTCGCCTACTGGCTTACCGTTAGGTACAGCACTTTATAAAAACAAACCTCAAAATCAACCAGATAAACTGATTGCAATTATTCAAAGTCAGTCTGGTTCTCTAAATCTTAATGGTAATTACTTCCGGTTTAACTCCACCGAATTTAATCTTTTTAGTCTCAACGGTAGAAACGGCTTTGCTGTTAACGGTATTAATACTAATCGCAGTGCGTTTGATCTTAACAAAGATGGCTTTGATGATTTGATCTTCTGGGCGTCTCCTTTTGTGCCCAATCCTAAAGAATATGTGGTACTTGGTAAAGCTGGATTTAGTAATAATCTTGACCTTGCTGAGCTTAATGGTAGCAACGGTTTTACACTCAACTTGATGAATGCTGAAAAAGAATCATTTATCGTTGATGTTGGTGACATCAATGGCGATCGCTACGATGATTTGCTTATTAGCACCTCCAATCCTGGCTCTAACACGAGAGGCTATGTGGTATTTGGTAAGGCTGTAGGCTTTGGCTCTAGCATTGATCTCGCTAAACTTAATGGCAACAACGGATTTGCACTTAAAGGCAGTAAGTCTGGTTATGGATTTGACAACGTTACTATCACAGGCGATATTAATGGCGATGGCTTCGATGACATCGTTGTTGGAGATGGCTACGGCGATCCAAACGGTAAAACTAATGCTGGTGCTAACTATGTAGTGTTTGGTAGAGCTAAAGGTTTTACTCCTAATCTAAATCTGACTCAGCTTAATGGTAGTAATGGTTTTGTCATCAACGGTATTAATCCCCGTGACTATTCGCTTGTGGCTACAGCTAAGGGCGATGTTAATGGTGACGGCTTTGATGATATTTTTATTACTGCTCCAAATGCTGCGGGTAAAGCAGGTGAAAGTTATGTAATTTTTGGTAAAGCAGGAGCCTTTAGTAAAAATTTCAACCTCGCTCAACTCAATGGAAACAACGGCTTTACGATTAAAGCAACGAGTCTCAATACCTTTTTTACTTCGATAGATACTGTTGGAGACATTAATAACGACGGCATTGATGACATTGTGGTTGATGATTCAACTAAAAAGTATGTCATCTTTGGTAAAACTGGCTTTAGCTCGACGTTCAATCTTGCTAATATCAACGGTAGTAATGGCTTTGTGATTAATTCGATCGAGAGTTCAGCAGGCGTTGCCAGCATTAGTGTTGCAGGAGATGTGAATGGTGATGGCTTAAATGATCTTTTGATCGGAACAGGAAGCAATGCAGCTAATGGTCAAAAGTCTGCTGGAGTAAGTTATCTCGTCTTTGGCAAGGAGAACTTTGGCAGTAGCCTCGATCTTTCTTCAGCAATTAATGGTAGCAGTGGTTTTCAAATCAACGGTATTAATCCTGACGATGCAGCAGGTGTTTCAGTTAATATTGCCAGCGACATCAACGGCGATGGTTTTGATGACTTAGTTGTTAGAACTGCGTTTAGTGATAGTTATGTCATCTTCGGGCGTGACTTTACAAACAAAGTCAACCGCTTAGGCACGCCAAACAATGATTTACTCATTGGCACAAATGGAGATGACATCTTAATTGGCGGAACAGGTAACGACACGCTGCGTGGTGGCTTAGGGCGTGATGTTCTCTACGGTGGTGCGGGAAATGATGTTCTCAGCTTTGGGGTAATTGATCGCCGAATTGATGGCGGGGGTGGTATGGATACGCTAGCGGTAGATACAAGTGGCATTACAATTGATTTAACGATGATTTCTAATAACCGCATCACAGACATTGAAATTATCGACCTTACAGGGACTGGAAATAATAGTTTAAAGCTAACTCGCTTGGACTTGTTAGATTTGTCAGATACGACCAATCAGTTAATTGTCAACGGTAACGCAGGTGATTCAATTACTTCGGTCAATCAAGGATGGATATTTGATGGTAAGACTACAAATAATGGCATTCTGTACGATCGCTACACAAGTGGAGCCGCAACTTTATTAGTAGCTACTGATATTACGCAGAATCTAAACTAA